The genomic interval CAGAGCGCTTTTTTGTCTAAAGCTTTTTGCCTATTATTTGCTGTAATGCTTTTTTTGATTACCCTGACACCGAATGCAGCGCTTGCAAGGGAGGTAACTGTGAAGCTTGTCTGGCAGTTCCCTGAAACCGGCTGGTTGGAAATCGAAGTCAGACAGGGCAGTTATACTCTTGACTATAATGATTTCAGCGTCAGCTTAACAGCCGGGGACCGCTGCCAGATCGGCCAGAGCAGTATGGCAGATTTCCTGGCTGTGGGTGACCAGTTCGTGATTCTGGAGAAAAATAAAGTTAAGCTTACTTCCGAGAATCAGGGCGTTTTTCGGGTCAGAGAACCCGAAAAGGATTGGATCAGCTACCGCGGAAATCTTTCTATTGTGAAAGAAAACGGTTGCTGGAAGCTGTATAATTCACTTGAGCAGGAAGACTACTTGAAAGGAGTCGTTCCGATCGAGATGAGCAATGCCTGGGCAGCAAAGGGTTTTGAAGCCTTGAAAGCGCAGGCGGTCGCCGCAAGGACATATTTGCTGAAAAATATAAACGGTGGTGTTATCACGGACTCACCCGATATCCATCAGGCTTACCTCGGCAGATCAGTGGAAGGGGAAGCCAGCCAGGCGGTGACAGCAACGACGGGAGAGGTCCTGACTGATCAGGATACCGGCAGACCCATTTCCATTTTCTACTCTTCACATAACGGCGGTTATACGGAGGCCCCCCAGAATGTCTGGCAGAATCAGGACGTTCATTATACGTCCATGCCAGATCCGTTTTCCAACGGCATTGGAGGCTATACCAATCACTGGAGGTTTGTAATTGCCGCGGATGTTCTTGGAGAAGCTTTTGATCTTGCCCCGGTAAGACAGGTAAAACTGGCAAAATATGTATCGGGCCGCGTATACCGTGTCGTGCTTCAAGACTGGTTAGGCAACGAAAAATCGGTATCCGGCGGGGACTTTGTCCGCAAGTTTTATCCCGAAGGATCTCTTTCAAATGATTCTTTCCTTGGAAGACTATTTCAGGTAGAATATATCATGCCTGTATTTCAGAAAAATACCCCGGAGATTTCTTTGACTGGGAATTCTTTGGCAGGGATCTCTACGGAAGAAGGCAGTGGTCCGCTGCTCTCCAGGATCAAAAGCTCCAATGACGGTATAGCAGAAAAACCTGGAGTATACGGTGTATTTGTTTTCAACGGCAGGGGCTGGGGACACGGCGTCGGGATGTCCCAATGGGGTGCCTATGATATGGCAATGCAAGGTTATTCTTATCAGGATATCCTAAACTATTACTACAAAAATATTGATTTGGTGAAAATGGAGTAGCAGAGAATGAGGTTGGAGGATTTTGATTACGACTTGCCGGAAAGGCTCATTGCCCAAACACCGGCGGAACCACGGGATTCATCAAGGCTGATGCTGGTGGATAAAGCCAAAGGTGAAATATTTCATTATTTATTCCAGG from Dehalobacter sp. carries:
- a CDS encoding SpoIID/LytB domain-containing protein, which gives rise to MFFHGCGVKQSAFLSKAFCLLFAVMLFLITLTPNAALAREVTVKLVWQFPETGWLEIEVRQGSYTLDYNDFSVSLTAGDRCQIGQSSMADFLAVGDQFVILEKNKVKLTSENQGVFRVREPEKDWISYRGNLSIVKENGCWKLYNSLEQEDYLKGVVPIEMSNAWAAKGFEALKAQAVAARTYLLKNINGGVITDSPDIHQAYLGRSVEGEASQAVTATTGEVLTDQDTGRPISIFYSSHNGGYTEAPQNVWQNQDVHYTSMPDPFSNGIGGYTNHWRFVIAADVLGEAFDLAPVRQVKLAKYVSGRVYRVVLQDWLGNEKSVSGGDFVRKFYPEGSLSNDSFLGRLFQVEYIMPVFQKNTPEISLTGNSLAGISTEEGSGPLLSRIKSSNDGIAEKPGVYGVFVFNGRGWGHGVGMSQWGAYDMAMQGYSYQDILNYYYKNIDLVKME